In Sphingomonas phyllosphaerae, one DNA window encodes the following:
- a CDS encoding phage holin family protein → MDVGDRVLPDSIPQLVTQLATDARDVAKAEIALAKAKAGFAVSRYKAATIRFAIAGVLAVAALIALLVGAILSLATLIGPGWATLAVVSVVLLVAGLLALSGKSALRTGSDT, encoded by the coding sequence ATGGACGTAGGTGACCGCGTTCTCCCGGACAGCATCCCGCAGCTCGTGACTCAGCTCGCGACCGACGCGCGCGACGTGGCAAAGGCGGAGATCGCCCTGGCCAAGGCCAAGGCGGGCTTCGCGGTCAGCCGCTACAAGGCCGCGACGATCCGCTTTGCGATCGCAGGCGTCCTCGCGGTCGCGGCACTGATCGCCTTGCTGGTCGGGGCGATCCTGTCGCTAGCGACACTGATCGGCCCCGGTTGGGCGACGCTGGCCGTGGTCAGCGTGGTGTTACTCGTCGCCGGACTGCTCGCGCTGTCCGGCAAGTCGGCATTGCGCACGGGGTCGGACACATGA
- a CDS encoding phosphatase, whose translation MTAADVTLAEARVAEARRRFDGTVERLQSELEPRRLAKAALAEVSDSGERAVRVGTEVARRNPGVVAGGASLLVALVTGRQIARLFGKKKRQKRLPSPEDIAQPAERIGS comes from the coding sequence ATGACCGCCGCCGACGTGACCCTCGCCGAGGCGCGTGTCGCCGAGGCGCGTCGCCGCTTCGACGGCACCGTCGAACGCTTGCAGAGCGAACTCGAACCGCGTCGGCTCGCCAAGGCCGCGCTGGCCGAGGTGTCGGACAGCGGCGAACGGGCCGTACGCGTCGGCACCGAAGTGGCGCGCCGCAATCCGGGGGTGGTTGCGGGCGGCGCCTCGCTACTGGTCGCCCTCGTCACCGGGCGTCAGATCGCGCGCCTGTTCGGCAAGAAGAAGCGGCAGAAGCGCCTGCCATCCCCCGAAGATATCGCCCAACCCGCCGAAAGGATTGGATCATGA
- a CDS encoding DUF4170 domain-containing protein, whose translation MSKLHLVFGGRVSDPRTLEFSDLSSIDIVGVFPDYASAEKAWRAAAQRTVDDAEMKYVVVHLHRLLEPDLLAKPAA comes from the coding sequence ATGAGCAAGCTTCATCTGGTGTTCGGCGGTCGTGTCAGCGATCCGCGCACCCTCGAATTCAGCGACCTGTCGTCGATCGACATCGTCGGCGTCTTTCCGGACTACGCCAGCGCCGAAAAGGCTTGGCGCGCCGCTGCGCAGCGCACCGTCGACGATGCCGAGATGAAGTATGTGGTGGTCCATCTCCACCGCCTGCTTGAACCCGACCTGCTCGCCAAGCCGGCGGCTTAA